Genomic segment of Myxococcus stipitatus:
CTGCTTCGTGCTCGGCGTGGCGAACACGACGGCGGCGAACAGCGGGCTCCTGACGGCCGCGACGCCCGTGATGGTGGCCGCGCTGGGTGCGGTACTGGGCGTGGAGCGGCTCACCCGGCCGCTGGTGATGGGCCTGTCGATGGCGGTGGTGGGCATGGTGCTGGTGGTCGCGGCACGAGGGCCGGCCATGGGCGCCAACACGAGGCTGGGCGACGTGCTCATCCTGGGCGCCTGTGCCTGCTGGGCGATCTACACCGTCGGCATCCGCTCGCTGGGCAACGAGGTGTCGGCGCTGCAGATCACCGCGGTCACCATGCTGACGGGAGCGCCAGGGGTGATTCTGGCGGGGCTTCCCGCCGTGCTGGAGCTGAACGCGGGGAGCATCCACGGCGGCGCGTGGGTGGGCATGGTGTACACCGCGCTGGTGCCCCTGGTGCTCAGCTACTTCATCTGGGGCCGCACGGTGCAGCAGGTGGGCAGCGCCCGCGCGGCGCTCTACAACACGGGTGTCCCCGTCGTCGCGGCCCTCACGGCCTGGGCGGTGCGCGGGGAGCGGCCCACGCCGTTCCAGGCGCTGGGAGCCGCGTTCATCCTCGGTGGCGTGGTGCTCAGCCGCAGGAAGTAGCGCGCCGTCAGCGCCCTTCCTCGCCTCGACGCCCTCGCGCCACCGACAGGCCGTACTCGCCGATCTTCTTGTCCAGCGTGGGCCGGCTGATGCCCAGCAGCGCGGCGGCCCGGACCTTCTTCCCCCCGGACTCCCGCAGCGCCTCGGCGATGGCATCCCGCTCCAGGCGCCCCACCCGAGCCTGGAGTGTCTGCGCGTCGATGGCGGTGCTCCCCTGCTGGACCTCGGGCGGCAGGTGCAGTGCGCCGACCCGTCCTCCGGCGTAGAGCAACCCCAGCCGCTCCGCCACGAGCTCCAGCTCACGCACGTTCTGCGGCCACGAGTAGTCGGACAACAAGCGCTTGGCCTCCGGCCCCAAGGTGGGCGGCTCGCGCCGGACCCGCCGCGCCGCGCGCGCCAGGAAGCGCTCGAGGAGCACCAGCACGTCCTGCTTCCGCTCGCGCAGAGGCGGCACCTCCAGCTCGAAGCCCATCAGCGCGCGAGCCAACGAGGCCTCCACCTCGCCTCGAGTCCCCTGCAAGGCCACGGGTGCCACCGACGTGACGAGCAGCCGCACATCCACGGGCTCCTCGCCGCCTTGCCGCGCGGGAGCCACCCGACGGGCCAGCAAACGCGCCAGTCGCTCGGCGGCGCCACGCGAGAGCGCGTCGACGTGCTGCAGGAGCAAGGAGCCCTGGTCCGCGCGAAGCAGCGCGGAGGCCACGGGAGGCCGTCCCGGCGCGCTGGCCCGGCCGAAGAGGGCCTCCTCGACGGCATCCGCGGGCTGTCGGCAATCCACGATGACCAGCGGCTCCAGCGCCCTCGGCGAGCGCGCATGGATGACGCGAGCCAGCTGCGTCTTGCCCGTCCCCGGCTCGCCGTGGAGCACCACGGGCGCGGCGCTGTTGGCGGCGCGGCGCGCCGCTTCTCCCAGTGCCCGCATCACTCGCGAGGCCCCCAGCAGCACCGGCGCGGAATCCTCCGACTCCATCCGCGAGCGCACCGCCGTGTACGCCTCACCGCCCAGCCGCCCCAGCGCGGCGAGGAGCTGCCCCTCGCCTCCTGTGAAGGCCGAGTCCGCGCGGGTCGCATACAGCACGCCGAACGGCATGCCACCGGACGCCACGAGCGGAGCGCACATCTCGGACTCGGCCTGGACCAGCTCCTTGCGCTCCAGCGCCACCTGCGCCAGCGAGCGCGGCACGGCCATGGCTTCCGCGCCCGACACCGCCGCCGTCAACAGGCCCGTGTTGGTGCCCAGCAGCGCCGCGGCCCGGTCCGCGCTGAGCGCGCGAGCCACTTCATCCGCCAGCCGCCTCAACACCATGGCCTCGCTCGTCGCCCCCAAGAGCGCCGTGCCAGCCGAGTACAGCGCCGCGGCCGCGCCGACGTGCGGCAGCACCTCCTCGATGGGGACGTGCCCTGGCGACGTCGGGCCGCCCTCCACCAGCGTCACGGGCGGCGGCTCGAAGACGGCCATCGTCGAGCCCACGAGGACGCGGTCTCCTGGGTACAGCACCACCTCGTTGCTGATGCGCGCGCCGTTGACCAGCGTCCCGTTGCGCGAGTCGAGGTCCGCGAGCCGGACCTGCCCCTCGCTCACCGTCAACTGGGCGTGCTTGCGCGAGACCTGGTCATCCCGCAGGGGGATTTCGCAGGACGGACTGCGGCCAATGGCCATATCCGAGAGCACCTCATAGCGGAGCCCCGCGGATGGCCCAGTGAGCAGCAGGAGTGCGGGCATGTCGCGCGAAGCCTAGCGCCCCGGAAGGCGTGAGCAAGCGCCGCCGCGTCGCACTACATGGGTCGCTCGGCGTTCAACAACGCGCGGATCTCCGCCTCA
This window contains:
- a CDS encoding DMT family transporter yields the protein MLGVVVAWGTNYTVVKEVVGVMPPLAFMSVRFAIASVAMLALLLVVEGWKPLRRSVFLKLAGLGLVGNTLYQLCFVLGVANTTAANSGLLTAATPVMVAALGAVLGVERLTRPLVMGLSMAVVGMVLVVAARGPAMGANTRLGDVLILGACACWAIYTVGIRSLGNEVSALQITAVTMLTGAPGVILAGLPAVLELNAGSIHGGAWVGMVYTALVPLVLSYFIWGRTVQQVGSARAALYNTGVPVVAALTAWAVRGERPTPFQALGAAFILGGVVLSRRK
- a CDS encoding FHA domain-containing protein, which translates into the protein MPALLLLTGPSAGLRYEVLSDMAIGRSPSCEIPLRDDQVSRKHAQLTVSEGQVRLADLDSRNGTLVNGARISNEVVLYPGDRVLVGSTMAVFEPPPVTLVEGGPTSPGHVPIEEVLPHVGAAAALYSAGTALLGATSEAMVLRRLADEVARALSADRAAALLGTNTGLLTAAVSGAEAMAVPRSLAQVALERKELVQAESEMCAPLVASGGMPFGVLYATRADSAFTGGEGQLLAALGRLGGEAYTAVRSRMESEDSAPVLLGASRVMRALGEAARRAANSAAPVVLHGEPGTGKTQLARVIHARSPRALEPLVIVDCRQPADAVEEALFGRASAPGRPPVASALLRADQGSLLLQHVDALSRGAAERLARLLARRVAPARQGGEEPVDVRLLVTSVAPVALQGTRGEVEASLARALMGFELEVPPLRERKQDVLVLLERFLARAARRVRREPPTLGPEAKRLLSDYSWPQNVRELELVAERLGLLYAGGRVGALHLPPEVQQGSTAIDAQTLQARVGRLERDAIAEALRESGGKKVRAAALLGISRPTLDKKIGEYGLSVARGRRGEEGR